The proteins below are encoded in one region of Coturnix japonica isolate 7356 chromosome 10, Coturnix japonica 2.1, whole genome shotgun sequence:
- the PGPEP1L gene encoding pyroglutamyl-peptidase 1-like protein isoform X1 produces MLILLFGTGSQRDFTYWSMDSNSSTVVVTGFGPFRQYLVNSSWEAVKELSKRGLGKNIDLRIMQLPVVYQKVKEQIFRIWTTLHPILTVHVGLASSAKAIIILEQCGKNKGYEEMDACGFHPEGGCCMLDGPEKIESTINMKTIWKNISVDGIDVIFSRDAGRYLCDYTYYTSLYYGSGRAAFIHVPPLSKSVTADSLGKALQTIILEMLEQCGVRRE; encoded by the exons ATGCTGATACTGCTGTTTGGGACTGGAAGTCAACGAGATTTCACCTATTGGAGCATGGATTCAAACTCCAGCACTGTGGTTGTAACTG gtTTTGGCCCCTTTAGACAATACTTGGTTAATTCTAGCTGGGAAGCAGTGAAG GAGCTTTCCAAGAGAGGCCTTGGAAAGAACATAGATCTTCGTATCATGCAACTACCAGTGGTTTACCAAAAAGTAAAGGAACAAATCTTCAGGATATGGACAACTCTTCATCCAATA CTTACTGTTCACGTTGGGCTGGCTTCATCTGCCAAAGCAATCATCATCCTTGAGCAGTGTGGGAAGAACAAAGGCTATGAAGAGATGGATGCTTGTGGTTTTCACCCAGAAGGTGGCTGTTGCATGCTAGATGGTCCGGAAAAGATTGAATCAACAATTAACATGAAGACtatctggaaaaatatttcagtggatGGAATTGATGTCATCTTTTCCAGAGATGCGGGAAG GTACCTCTGTGATTACACCTATTACACCTCCCTGTATTATGGTAGTGGAAGAGCAGCTTTCATCCATGTGCCTCCATTATCAAAGTCGGTAACAGCAGACTCTCTAGGAAAAGCATTACAGACAATCATCTTAGAAATGTTAGAACAGTGTGGGGTACGGAGAGAGTAA
- the PGPEP1L gene encoding pyroglutamyl-peptidase 1-like protein isoform X3, with protein MSHSQCPELEQHMAGFRVSVSWKGFGPFRQYLVNSSWEAVKELSKRGLGKNIDLRIMQLPVVYQKVKEQIFRIWTTLHPILTVHVGLASSAKAIIILEQCGKNKGYEEMDACGFHPEGGCCMLDGPEKIESTINMKTIWKNISVDGIDVIFSRDAGRYLCDYTYYTSLYYGSGRAAFIHVPPLSKSVTADSLGKALQTIILEMLEQCGVRRE; from the exons ATGTCACATAGTCAGTGTCCAGAATTAGAACAGCACATGGCAGGTTTCAGAGTCTCAGTGTCATGGAAAG gtTTTGGCCCCTTTAGACAATACTTGGTTAATTCTAGCTGGGAAGCAGTGAAG GAGCTTTCCAAGAGAGGCCTTGGAAAGAACATAGATCTTCGTATCATGCAACTACCAGTGGTTTACCAAAAAGTAAAGGAACAAATCTTCAGGATATGGACAACTCTTCATCCAATA CTTACTGTTCACGTTGGGCTGGCTTCATCTGCCAAAGCAATCATCATCCTTGAGCAGTGTGGGAAGAACAAAGGCTATGAAGAGATGGATGCTTGTGGTTTTCACCCAGAAGGTGGCTGTTGCATGCTAGATGGTCCGGAAAAGATTGAATCAACAATTAACATGAAGACtatctggaaaaatatttcagtggatGGAATTGATGTCATCTTTTCCAGAGATGCGGGAAG GTACCTCTGTGATTACACCTATTACACCTCCCTGTATTATGGTAGTGGAAGAGCAGCTTTCATCCATGTGCCTCCATTATCAAAGTCGGTAACAGCAGACTCTCTAGGAAAAGCATTACAGACAATCATCTTAGAAATGTTAGAACAGTGTGGGGTACGGAGAGAGTAA
- the PGPEP1L gene encoding pyroglutamyl-peptidase 1-like protein isoform X2, which yields MQLPVVYQKVKEQIFRIWTTLHPILTVHVGLASSAKAIIILEQCGKNKGYEEMDACGFHPEGGCCMLDGPEKIESTINMKTIWKNISVDGIDVIFSRDAGRYLCDYTYYTSLYYGSGRAAFIHVPPLSKSVTADSLGKALQTIILEMLEQCGVRRE from the exons ATGCAACTACCAGTGGTTTACCAAAAAGTAAAGGAACAAATCTTCAGGATATGGACAACTCTTCATCCAATA CTTACTGTTCACGTTGGGCTGGCTTCATCTGCCAAAGCAATCATCATCCTTGAGCAGTGTGGGAAGAACAAAGGCTATGAAGAGATGGATGCTTGTGGTTTTCACCCAGAAGGTGGCTGTTGCATGCTAGATGGTCCGGAAAAGATTGAATCAACAATTAACATGAAGACtatctggaaaaatatttcagtggatGGAATTGATGTCATCTTTTCCAGAGATGCGGGAAG GTACCTCTGTGATTACACCTATTACACCTCCCTGTATTATGGTAGTGGAAGAGCAGCTTTCATCCATGTGCCTCCATTATCAAAGTCGGTAACAGCAGACTCTCTAGGAAAAGCATTACAGACAATCATCTTAGAAATGTTAGAACAGTGTGGGGTACGGAGAGAGTAA